From one Ochrobactrum vermis genomic stretch:
- a CDS encoding ABC transporter ATP-binding protein, which translates to MTDQPAIIVRDLKISFARKPVVHGISFQIEPGKTLALVGESGSGKSVTSLAIMRLLPDRIAQAEGAVMLGQQALLTLPEAEMRRVRGGKISMIFQEPMTSLNPVQTVGTQLAEVLRIHKKLKGRELQEAVLELLRKVRIPDPEQRVNQYPHTFSGGMRQRVMIAMALACNPDLIIADEPTTALDVTVQAQTLQLLKELQQETGTAVLFITHDMGVVAEVADDVLVMRHGRVIEQGPVMEIFSNPKDAYTRSLIEAAPSLVGKLQTRTVPARPVDNPAMTNTATPVLEVNDLSVRFPVHGGLFGRARGAVHAVEDVSFSIGKGETLGLVGESGSGKSTIGKAIINLAPVHNGKITVGGETIDYLDRKSLSSLRRQVQMIFQDPFGSLDARQTIGSAILEPMKVHGLETGAAAQQKMEWLMERVGLDPNRASSLPHEFSGGQRQRICIARALAMAPRLIIADEAVSALDVAIKGQIIELMIDLQKEFDISYLFISHDMAAVERICSRVAVMYFGEIVEIGPRDEVIGRPGHEYTQRLLSAIPITHPDQRGVRQRRAADAGPPRSPLKPLGYNAPTARWSMAADGHFIRMAS; encoded by the coding sequence ATGACCGATCAGCCTGCAATCATTGTTCGAGATCTCAAGATTTCCTTCGCCAGAAAGCCGGTTGTCCATGGGATCAGCTTTCAGATCGAGCCTGGAAAGACACTTGCACTGGTGGGGGAATCCGGCTCTGGCAAGAGCGTTACTTCGCTGGCGATCATGCGTCTTCTGCCTGATCGCATCGCCCAAGCGGAGGGCGCTGTGATGCTTGGCCAGCAGGCCCTGCTTACATTGCCCGAAGCCGAGATGCGCCGGGTACGCGGCGGCAAGATCAGCATGATCTTTCAAGAACCGATGACGTCACTTAATCCGGTACAGACCGTGGGAACACAGCTTGCTGAAGTTCTGAGAATTCACAAGAAGCTCAAGGGTAGGGAGCTGCAAGAAGCCGTTCTGGAGCTCTTGCGCAAGGTGCGCATTCCCGATCCGGAACAGCGCGTCAATCAGTATCCGCATACATTTTCCGGTGGTATGCGACAGCGTGTGATGATTGCGATGGCACTGGCATGCAATCCGGATCTGATCATCGCCGATGAGCCTACGACCGCTCTGGATGTGACCGTGCAAGCTCAGACGCTCCAGCTTTTGAAGGAGTTGCAGCAGGAAACGGGAACCGCTGTTCTATTCATAACGCATGATATGGGCGTAGTTGCCGAAGTCGCCGATGACGTGCTGGTCATGCGCCATGGCCGCGTCATTGAACAAGGCCCGGTGATGGAAATTTTTAGCAATCCGAAGGACGCCTATACGCGCAGCCTTATCGAGGCTGCTCCCAGCCTGGTCGGCAAGTTACAGACCAGGACGGTTCCGGCGCGACCTGTCGACAATCCGGCGATGACAAATACCGCAACGCCGGTTCTGGAGGTCAACGACCTTTCTGTGAGATTTCCTGTTCACGGTGGTCTCTTTGGTCGCGCTAGGGGGGCCGTGCACGCGGTCGAAGATGTGTCGTTCAGCATCGGCAAGGGTGAGACCCTTGGACTCGTCGGCGAGTCCGGTTCGGGAAAATCCACCATTGGCAAGGCGATCATCAATCTTGCGCCTGTCCACAATGGCAAGATCACCGTCGGTGGGGAGACAATCGACTATCTGGATCGCAAAAGCCTTTCGTCATTGAGACGGCAGGTGCAGATGATCTTTCAGGATCCTTTCGGTTCGCTTGACGCACGTCAGACCATTGGCTCGGCGATCTTGGAGCCAATGAAGGTTCACGGTCTGGAGACCGGTGCAGCCGCACAGCAGAAAATGGAATGGTTGATGGAGCGGGTCGGATTGGATCCCAATCGCGCATCCAGCCTGCCTCACGAATTTTCAGGTGGACAACGCCAGCGCATCTGCATTGCGCGGGCTCTCGCAATGGCTCCCCGTTTGATCATCGCCGATGAAGCGGTTTCCGCACTTGATGTCGCCATCAAGGGGCAAATCATCGAGCTAATGATCGATCTCCAGAAAGAGTTCGACATTTCGTATCTCTTCATCAGCCACGATATGGCCGCCGTCGAACGCATCTGCAGTCGCGTTGCGGTCATGTATTTTGGTGAGATTGTCGAGATCGGTCCTCGGGACGAAGTGATCGGACGCCCTGGGCACGAATATACACAGAGGCTGCTTTCGGCGATCCCAATAACACACCCTGACCAACGCGGAGTACGCCAGCGGCGAGCTGCCGATGCTGGTCCCCCAAGAAGTCCGCTCAAGCCCCTCGGCTATAACGCGCCGACGGCGCGCTGGAGCATGGCTGCGGACGGTCATTTCATTCGTATGGCGAGCTAG
- a CDS encoding MmgE/PrpD family protein — MHALTQLAEFASGHPKGALPSETREAISLLLLDLMGATAAGLHSRLAASARQAASDVYGSGVAQVWLTDMKLSVAGAAMANSAAASALDIDDGHRGAAGHAGAGVIPAALAVGQSIHASDTEMLDAIALGYDVALRVATSRPTSTIETYASGRWVSYGAAAAAGRLLGLDADEMAHALAIAGSEGPIVFPTGSSKFQGSTVKEGIPPAVVAGITGAYRAKAGATGPVDLLNNEERYDRRILLGQLGEVWELQRCYLKPYACCRYMHAAIDAILKMRRDGRQIHRLRIETFPQGLRLANERAPSTLEGGQYSFYFSCALAALRGPGALQPVDPDSLKDIEVLGLANRIELEASTDFVTAFPVRTPARVLIDQGDGAEQLVIDHPLGDVANPMSWDQVAHKFKNIGRVSLSPQNQDSIISAISSLNETGFTSLLSALAKPQDNNIQ, encoded by the coding sequence ATGCATGCCCTAACTCAACTTGCTGAATTTGCTTCTGGCCATCCAAAAGGCGCGTTGCCTTCGGAAACGCGCGAAGCCATCTCACTTCTACTGCTCGATCTGATGGGGGCGACCGCAGCGGGCCTTCATTCGCGTCTGGCAGCCTCGGCGAGACAAGCAGCGTCTGACGTATACGGCTCAGGTGTTGCTCAGGTTTGGCTTACAGATATGAAACTGAGCGTGGCCGGCGCTGCCATGGCAAACAGCGCGGCTGCCAGTGCGCTTGATATTGATGACGGTCATCGTGGAGCGGCAGGCCATGCTGGTGCTGGTGTCATTCCAGCGGCACTTGCTGTCGGCCAATCCATCCATGCGTCGGACACCGAAATGCTTGATGCAATTGCTTTGGGCTACGACGTAGCCCTGCGTGTTGCCACGTCACGCCCCACCAGCACTATCGAAACTTACGCAAGCGGCAGATGGGTAAGTTATGGTGCGGCTGCGGCCGCCGGACGGCTTCTCGGGCTCGACGCCGACGAGATGGCACATGCGTTGGCGATTGCAGGTTCCGAAGGCCCGATCGTTTTTCCAACTGGTTCCTCCAAGTTTCAGGGCAGCACGGTGAAGGAAGGAATTCCACCTGCCGTCGTTGCCGGTATCACTGGGGCTTATCGCGCGAAGGCAGGAGCAACCGGGCCGGTAGACCTGCTCAACAATGAAGAGCGTTATGATCGCAGAATTCTGCTGGGACAGCTCGGCGAGGTCTGGGAACTGCAACGCTGTTATCTCAAGCCTTATGCTTGCTGTCGTTATATGCACGCAGCCATCGATGCGATCCTGAAAATGCGTCGGGACGGGCGTCAGATTCACAGGCTCCGTATCGAAACCTTCCCGCAGGGTCTTCGCCTCGCTAATGAGCGCGCGCCGAGCACGTTGGAAGGCGGCCAGTATAGTTTCTATTTTAGCTGCGCGCTTGCGGCGTTGCGTGGGCCGGGGGCGCTGCAGCCCGTCGACCCTGACAGTTTGAAAGACATAGAGGTGCTCGGCCTTGCGAACCGGATCGAGCTCGAAGCCTCGACCGATTTCGTCACAGCGTTTCCAGTGCGCACACCAGCCCGTGTTCTGATCGATCAGGGCGACGGTGCTGAACAACTGGTTATCGACCATCCGCTTGGCGATGTAGCCAATCCGATGAGTTGGGATCAGGTCGCTCACAAGTTCAAGAACATTGGACGCGTCAGTCTGAGTCCCCAAAACCAGGACAGTATTATTTCGGCGATTAGCAGTCTGAACGAAACGGGCTTCACCTCACTGCTCAGTGCGCTTGCCAAGCCTCAAGACAATAATATTCAATAA
- a CDS encoding ABC transporter substrate-binding protein: MKLKSIMGPPALAALMAFTALGTLSAYAAQTELRLGAAAADIGNLDPHFAASTSDRTLVAWIFGGLVRFAPGSTDPATIEGDLAESWEATDNNLVWTFKLRPGVQWQHGYGEVTADDVVFSLQKAADPKRSAFATDYKAIKSVEAIDPHTVRITLANQVPSLLGLVTNYSGGFIISKKAYEERGEGFTRNPVGFGPFQFESIEPGVAVHFIAHEKYFRGKPKIEKVTYRFLNAAAGRDLAFTAGEIDVSAGTTDRRWLQRMKETPGAKVDIFDPAELTVVHINRNQKPFDDIRVRQAVAYAINPAQIAQFRGPEFTRVAKSVIPSNNLGLNPDPGLAQPDVDKAKALLAEAGFPNGLTVKMISSQMPSYATTDQLLQAQLAKAGIKLELEPVEHATWHQMIRKDLSPLVDYGAARFPVADTYLTQFYHSNSAIGAPGQVTNFSHCSVADKQIEAARTEVDPKKQVELWQEAQKLIVADVCAVPVTETAQVWIRNEKLDWGFELKGSMSLGPLLTEQAHFKE; encoded by the coding sequence ATGAAACTGAAAAGCATCATGGGTCCACCGGCGCTTGCCGCTCTCATGGCCTTCACGGCACTAGGCACGCTGTCGGCATACGCAGCACAGACCGAATTACGCCTTGGTGCCGCCGCTGCAGATATCGGCAATTTGGATCCGCACTTCGCCGCGAGTACGTCGGACCGTACCCTCGTCGCATGGATTTTTGGAGGACTGGTCAGATTCGCGCCCGGCTCTACCGATCCGGCGACCATTGAAGGTGACCTTGCCGAAAGCTGGGAGGCAACAGACAATAATCTGGTCTGGACCTTCAAACTGCGCCCTGGCGTGCAATGGCAACATGGCTATGGCGAAGTGACGGCCGATGATGTCGTTTTCAGTCTGCAGAAGGCGGCAGATCCGAAGCGTTCAGCTTTTGCAACAGACTATAAGGCAATCAAAAGCGTAGAGGCCATAGACCCGCACACCGTGCGCATCACGCTGGCAAATCAGGTTCCAAGTCTGCTTGGCCTTGTGACCAACTATTCCGGCGGCTTCATCATCAGCAAGAAAGCGTATGAAGAGCGCGGGGAGGGCTTTACCCGTAATCCTGTTGGTTTTGGGCCTTTCCAGTTTGAATCAATCGAACCCGGTGTTGCGGTTCATTTTATTGCCCACGAAAAGTATTTCCGTGGCAAGCCGAAGATCGAAAAGGTGACTTATCGTTTTCTCAACGCTGCGGCAGGTCGTGACCTTGCCTTTACAGCAGGCGAAATCGATGTATCCGCGGGTACGACTGATCGGCGCTGGTTACAGCGAATGAAGGAAACACCCGGAGCCAAGGTCGATATCTTCGATCCTGCCGAATTAACCGTGGTACATATCAACCGCAACCAGAAGCCGTTCGATGACATCAGAGTCCGACAGGCCGTTGCCTACGCGATTAATCCTGCACAGATTGCGCAGTTCCGTGGGCCTGAGTTCACGCGAGTTGCAAAGTCGGTCATTCCTTCGAACAATCTGGGCCTCAATCCCGATCCAGGCCTCGCTCAACCCGATGTAGACAAGGCGAAAGCACTACTTGCAGAAGCGGGTTTTCCCAATGGTCTTACCGTCAAGATGATTTCCAGCCAGATGCCTAGTTATGCGACCACGGACCAGCTTCTCCAGGCGCAGCTTGCCAAGGCCGGCATCAAGCTTGAACTTGAACCGGTTGAACATGCGACTTGGCATCAGATGATCCGCAAGGACTTAAGCCCGCTTGTTGATTACGGTGCGGCACGCTTCCCTGTTGCCGACACGTATCTAACGCAATTCTACCACTCCAACAGCGCTATTGGTGCACCAGGGCAAGTAACAAACTTCAGCCATTGCTCGGTTGCCGACAAGCAGATTGAGGCCGCTCGCACGGAGGTTGATCCCAAAAAGCAGGTCGAACTCTGGCAGGAAGCGCAGAAATTGATTGTCGCTGATGTTTGCGCTGTGCCGGTGACAGAGACTGCCCAGGTCTGGATCAGGAACGAAAAGCTTGACTGGGGCTTCGAGCTCAAGGGCTCGATGTCGCTGGGCCCGCTACTCACCGAACAAGCTCACTTCAAGGAATGA
- a CDS encoding NAD(P)/FAD-dependent oxidoreductase — protein sequence MTKLTYPSYSNLCGWNAMLPPRQPRVALTQDITVDYAIVGAGFTGFAIARRLRELNPDASIAVIEATTIGEGSSARNSGFTGSDVLPRNASIEMAEKARLQSGFFNEAFEWLMQIIHDNNIDCDMRQVGSIRGAATELGEASLRNVAEVARVNKISHTILSREDIHRRIGSAYYRFGIHMQDTWLLQPAALIRGLADALPNDIAIFENTPVKTLVKRDGWVLETPGGVVKCKNLALATNAFIRKFGYLKSRMATIYTYAAVTEEIADNRLDELGESEAWGLLPSHRLGTTLRRIGRNRIMVRSLYAHEAELGEREASNKLRDRFERRWPNLKDMQLEYLWAGTTAFTMNGAPWWGRVEDGLYASGGCNGSGIAKGTMLGRHLAELMLGQGEHTSMSAIMGTASWIAPEPLRSIGFNLISTLESRKAGLEM from the coding sequence ATGACAAAGCTAACCTATCCCTCCTATTCCAACCTGTGCGGTTGGAATGCCATGCTCCCGCCACGCCAACCGCGCGTCGCACTCACCCAAGACATTACGGTTGATTACGCAATTGTCGGAGCCGGATTCACTGGTTTCGCCATCGCACGTCGATTGCGTGAACTGAACCCTGACGCCAGTATCGCAGTGATTGAAGCGACTACTATAGGGGAAGGTTCTTCTGCCCGAAATTCGGGTTTCACAGGCTCGGATGTATTGCCGCGCAATGCTTCGATAGAAATGGCTGAAAAGGCGCGTCTTCAATCCGGCTTTTTTAACGAAGCTTTCGAATGGCTGATGCAGATCATCCATGACAACAACATTGATTGTGACATGCGACAGGTAGGATCGATCCGCGGCGCGGCGACAGAACTTGGCGAAGCGTCGTTACGCAATGTAGCGGAAGTAGCTCGCGTCAATAAAATTTCTCACACTATCCTATCGCGGGAGGACATCCATCGTCGCATCGGGAGTGCTTATTATCGCTTTGGCATCCACATGCAGGATACATGGCTGCTACAACCCGCCGCCTTGATACGCGGTCTTGCCGATGCGTTGCCAAACGACATTGCGATCTTTGAAAACACACCAGTCAAGACTCTAGTCAAGCGCGATGGGTGGGTTTTGGAGACGCCGGGTGGCGTTGTAAAATGTAAGAACCTTGCCTTGGCGACGAATGCCTTTATCCGCAAGTTCGGCTACCTGAAGTCGCGCATGGCGACCATTTACACTTATGCTGCCGTGACTGAAGAAATTGCTGATAATCGGCTTGATGAACTCGGCGAGTCCGAGGCATGGGGCCTGTTGCCCTCGCACCGGCTTGGCACGACGTTGCGTCGCATTGGCCGTAATCGGATTATGGTACGCAGTCTATATGCGCATGAGGCCGAGCTTGGCGAGCGCGAGGCTTCGAACAAGCTCAGGGATCGCTTTGAACGCCGTTGGCCAAATCTCAAAGACATGCAACTGGAGTATTTGTGGGCTGGTACGACTGCGTTCACAATGAATGGGGCTCCGTGGTGGGGGCGTGTTGAAGACGGTCTCTATGCATCGGGAGGCTGCAATGGGAGCGGCATTGCCAAAGGGACAATGCTTGGGCGACATCTTGCAGAACTTATGCTGGGCCAAGGCGAGCATACAAGCATGTCTGCCATCATGGGTACAGCGAGCTGGATTGCTCCGGAACCCCTCCGGTCCATCGGTTTCAACCTCATCTCTACGCTGGAAAGTCGCAAGGCGGGTCTGGAAATGTGA